Proteins found in one Campylobacter lari genomic segment:
- a CDS encoding M48 family metallopeptidase yields the protein MARQSTSIKGILEFKEFRFAFEKKKLKYLRLRIDRDLNFKLSIPLYYEQRDVLRFLEKNESWIRAKEKELSLKRVVIASDELYFLGRKYKLVFDENYKKVFIKKGKIFAKNQKALDLFLRRSARVIFEFYIKKWEFAFERKVQRICIKEMISRWGSCNHQKAYINLNLKLMQKPIKAIEYVILHELTHLIYPHHQKEFYDFLYKLMPDYKACEALLKSFIY from the coding sequence ATGGCAAGGCAAAGCACTAGTATAAAAGGAATTTTAGAATTTAAAGAATTTCGTTTTGCTTTTGAAAAGAAAAAACTTAAATATCTAAGACTTAGAATAGATAGAGATTTAAATTTCAAGCTTAGCATACCGCTATATTATGAGCAAAGAGATGTTTTAAGATTTTTAGAAAAAAATGAAAGTTGGATTAGAGCCAAAGAAAAAGAACTTTCTTTAAAAAGGGTAGTTATAGCAAGTGATGAGCTATATTTTTTAGGTAGAAAATACAAGTTAGTCTTTGATGAAAATTATAAAAAAGTATTTATTAAAAAAGGTAAAATCTTTGCAAAAAATCAAAAAGCCTTAGATCTTTTCTTAAGGCGTAGTGCTAGAGTGATTTTTGAGTTTTATATAAAAAAATGGGAATTTGCTTTTGAAAGAAAGGTGCAAAGAATTTGTATTAAGGAAATGATTTCAAGATGGGGTTCTTGCAATCATCAAAAAGCATACATAAACTTAAATTTAAAACTTATGCAAAAACCTATAAAAGCTATAGAATATGTGATTTTGCATGAACTTACACATTTAATTTATCCACATCATCAAAAAGAATTTTATGATTTTTTGTATAAATTAATGCCTGATTATAAAGCATGTGAAGCTCTTTTAAAAAGTTTTATTTATTAA
- the hypB gene encoding hydrogenase nickel incorporation protein HypB, giving the protein MCKDCGCSINGHEHHHDHHHENPALKDEKTINVISKILSKNDHQAAHNREHFNEYNTLCINLMSSPGSGKTTLLEETIKTLKDDLKIAVVEGDLETNNDANRIIKAGGLAHQITTGQTCHLDAFMVHEALHHFKLSELDIVFVENVGNLVCPASYDLGEHLNVVLLSVTEGSDKVEKYPVMFRKADLLVITKADLAQHFDFDFKAASMAAKRLNPKIDIMILDSKTKTGFDLWINYLKMKKELS; this is encoded by the coding sequence ATGTGTAAAGATTGCGGTTGTTCTATTAATGGACATGAACATCATCATGATCACCATCATGAAAATCCAGCTTTAAAAGATGAAAAAACTATTAATGTTATTAGTAAAATTTTATCAAAAAATGATCATCAAGCAGCTCATAATAGAGAACATTTTAACGAATACAATACTCTTTGTATTAATCTAATGAGTTCTCCAGGAAGTGGTAAAACAACGCTTTTAGAAGAAACTATAAAAACTTTAAAAGACGATTTAAAAATAGCCGTGGTTGAAGGGGATTTGGAAACTAACAATGATGCAAATCGCATTATTAAAGCAGGGGGCTTAGCTCATCAAATCACCACAGGACAAACTTGTCATTTAGATGCTTTTATGGTGCATGAAGCTTTACATCATTTTAAACTTAGCGAGCTTGATATAGTTTTTGTTGAAAATGTGGGAAATTTAGTATGCCCTGCCAGTTATGATTTGGGTGAGCATCTAAATGTAGTTTTACTTTCAGTAACAGAAGGTAGCGATAAGGTAGAAAAATACCCAGTGATGTTTAGAAAAGCTGATTTATTGGTCATTACTAAAGCTGATTTGGCTCAGCATTTTGACTTTGATTTTAAAGCAGCTTCCATGGCAGCTAAAAGATTAAATCCTAAAATAGATATTATGATTTTAGATAGCAAAACAAAAACAGGATTTGATCTTTGGATAAATTATCTAAAAATGAAAAAGGAGCTTAGTTAA
- a CDS encoding HypC/HybG/HupF family hydrogenase formation chaperone, with translation MCLSIPSKILEIDELNSAIVETLGVKRRVSLDLISEPLKVGDYVLIHVGFAMEKIDTQAAQESLKIYTDIAEKMQNGQIDENEGDMGLKNGFN, from the coding sequence ATGTGTCTTTCTATACCTTCTAAAATTTTAGAAATTGATGAGCTAAATTCAGCCATAGTAGAAACTTTAGGGGTTAAAAGAAGAGTGAGTTTAGACTTGATAAGCGAGCCCTTAAAAGTAGGTGATTATGTGCTTATACATGTGGGTTTTGCGATGGAAAAAATCGACACTCAAGCTGCGCAAGAGAGTTTAAAAATTTATACTGATATAGCAGAGAAAATGCAAAATGGGCAAATTGATGAAAACGAAGGCGATATGGGGCTAAAAAATGGATTTAATTAA
- a CDS encoding MATE family efflux transporter, protein MASKQLSLKHLSMPILLEMFLRYFSLIINTVMVSQYSNFLVGAMGAGNQVADLFIIIFSFLSVGCSVVIAQALGAKNYTLARKVIHQSLFLNGLIGLVCGSLILWHGELLLYLLQIPNELLKDSEIYLHMLGICLFFDAMGIVLAAIIRVYNMAYWVMFVTLLMNVVIFIGNFYVLHFTKLELFGVGLSNIFGRLVAFGMLVAILSFKLKIHLKIKEMISLEKAVLKKILNIGGFAAGENLIWFIQYTIAFAFVASLGKENLSVQTIYFQISLLIMLVGQAISVANEIIIGKLVGAKYLNVAYKHTWIALYFSVVVSAFVALLNFVLQDFTMGVIKLEENLKELMIPLFALSIFLEISRTFNIVMVNSLRASGDARFPFLSGVVFMLGVSLPVGYILCFYAGLGILGVWMGFCADEFLRGIVNSYRWKSKKWQGKALV, encoded by the coding sequence ATGGCAAGCAAACAACTTTCACTCAAGCATCTTAGTATGCCTATACTACTTGAAATGTTTTTAAGATATTTTTCTTTGATTATTAACACCGTTATGGTTTCGCAGTATTCTAACTTTTTAGTTGGGGCTATGGGTGCTGGTAATCAAGTAGCAGATTTATTTATTATTATTTTTAGCTTTTTAAGTGTGGGTTGTAGTGTGGTAATTGCTCAAGCTTTAGGAGCTAAAAATTACACTTTAGCTAGAAAAGTAATCCATCAAAGTTTATTTTTAAATGGCTTAATTGGACTTGTGTGTGGAAGTTTGATTTTATGGCATGGAGAGCTTTTGCTTTACCTTTTACAAATTCCAAATGAACTTTTAAAAGATAGTGAAATTTACTTGCATATGCTTGGAATTTGTTTATTTTTTGATGCCATGGGTATAGTTTTGGCTGCTATTATTAGAGTATACAACATGGCTTATTGGGTTATGTTTGTAACTTTATTGATGAATGTTGTAATATTTATAGGAAATTTTTATGTATTGCATTTTACCAAATTAGAGCTTTTTGGAGTAGGGCTTAGCAATATATTTGGGCGTTTAGTAGCTTTTGGCATGCTTGTGGCAATACTTAGTTTTAAACTCAAAATTCATCTTAAAATTAAAGAGATGATAAGCCTTGAAAAAGCTGTACTTAAAAAGATTTTAAATATCGGTGGATTTGCTGCCGGCGAAAATTTAATATGGTTTATACAATACACCATAGCCTTTGCTTTTGTAGCAAGTTTAGGTAAAGAAAACTTAAGTGTTCAAACGATTTATTTTCAAATTTCTTTACTTATCATGTTGGTAGGACAAGCTATAAGTGTGGCAAATGAAATTATCATAGGTAAATTAGTCGGTGCAAAATACTTAAATGTAGCCTATAAACATACCTGGATAGCCTTGTATTTTAGTGTAGTTGTAAGTGCTTTTGTAGCTTTGTTAAATTTTGTTTTGCAAGATTTTACCATGGGTGTAATAAAACTTGAGGAAAATTTAAAAGAACTTATGATACCACTATTTGCACTTTCGATTTTCTTAGAAATTTCAAGAACATTTAATATAGTCATGGTAAATTCATTAAGAGCAAGTGGTGATGCGAGATTTCCATTTTTAAGTGGAGTTGTATTTATGCTTGGAGTTTCTTTGCCTGTGGGCTATATACTTTGCTTTTATGCTGGACTTGGAATTTTAGGAGTTTGGATGGGTTTTTGCGCAGACGAGTTTTTACGCGGTATAGTTAATTCATACAGATGGAAAAGTAAAAAATGGCAAGGCAAAGCACTAGTATAA
- the pepE gene encoding dipeptidase PepE — MKRRSLLKVGAIGLAAMLFSGVALNANDVVNFPKDKQKALLLSSSGYKDTGYLNHALPWLKEFVEKNNLKGKKVAFIPYAGVRKTYEQYEAQVAKALESLGLQIVSVHRGNAADIVKSADAIFVGGGNTFELVNQLYNNNLVELIAKRVSEGVPYVGWSAGSNVAGATMMTTNDMPIVEPKSFNTFNIFPHQINPHFISGKPVGHNGESREERLEEFLIVNPKVVVYALPEGVALLLDGKKAKVLGVDKNAPLLKLENKKEIQKIAIGSEFNY; from the coding sequence ATGAAAAGAAGAAGTTTATTGAAAGTAGGTGCTATTGGTTTAGCTGCTATGCTTTTTAGCGGGGTAGCTTTAAATGCTAATGATGTAGTTAATTTCCCAAAAGATAAACAAAAAGCTTTATTGCTCTCAAGTTCAGGTTATAAAGATACTGGATATTTAAATCATGCTTTACCTTGGCTTAAAGAATTTGTTGAAAAAAACAACTTAAAAGGTAAAAAAGTAGCTTTTATACCTTATGCAGGTGTTAGAAAAACTTATGAGCAATATGAAGCACAAGTTGCTAAAGCTTTAGAAAGCTTAGGACTTCAAATAGTTAGCGTACATAGGGGTAATGCTGCTGATATTGTTAAAAGTGCTGATGCGATTTTTGTAGGGGGTGGAAATACTTTTGAATTAGTTAATCAGCTTTATAATAATAACCTAGTAGAACTCATCGCAAAAAGGGTAAGTGAGGGTGTGCCTTATGTTGGTTGGTCAGCAGGCTCAAACGTAGCAGGTGCAACTATGATGACAACTAATGATATGCCTATAGTTGAACCAAAATCATTCAATACTTTTAATATCTTCCCTCATCAAATCAACCCACATTTTATCTCAGGTAAACCAGTAGGACACAATGGTGAAAGCCGCGAAGAAAGACTTGAAGAGTTTTTGATTGTAAATCCTAAAGTAGTTGTTTATGCTTTACCAGAAGGTGTTGCATTGTTACTTGATGGCAAAAAAGCAAAAGTTTTAGGTGTAGATAAAAATGCTCCACTTTTAAAACTTGAAAATAAAAAAGAAATTCAAAAAATCGCCATTGGTTCTGAATTTAACTACTAA
- the pstA gene encoding phosphate ABC transporter permease PstA translates to MKKLFKQRKKASKNFKRFCKIGLYINLIFLCIFLSSVGYLGVGAFKQTYIYVESDRNSPSYELLSRAEQRKIRTGQIKEKSWLLANSEVDQYMKKNYNKLSDEQKKLVDELVQKQEIKLSFNTNFFLNGDSKSPENSGIFASVVGTLLVMIVCMAVSIPIGVGAAIYLEEFAPQNVFTHFIEVCINNLASIPSILFGLLGLGVFINLFGMPRSSALVGGLTLAIMSLPIIIVSTKAALKSVDINMKNAAYALGMTKIQMIKGIMLPLAMPMILTGSILTLAGAIGETAPLMIIGMIAFIPDVANSIFAPTSVLPAQIFSWSAMPERAFLERTAAGIIVLLSLLVILNLAAILLRRYFQGKLK, encoded by the coding sequence ATGAAAAAACTTTTCAAACAAAGAAAAAAAGCTTCAAAAAATTTCAAAAGATTCTGTAAAATAGGGCTTTATATAAATCTTATTTTTCTTTGTATTTTTTTATCAAGTGTAGGGTATCTTGGAGTAGGAGCTTTTAAGCAAACTTATATTTATGTAGAGTCTGATAGAAATAGCCCTTCATATGAGCTTTTATCGCGCGCTGAACAAAGGAAAATAAGAACTGGTCAAATCAAAGAAAAATCTTGGCTTTTAGCAAATTCTGAAGTTGATCAATATATGAAAAAAAACTACAATAAACTAAGCGATGAGCAAAAAAAATTAGTCGATGAATTAGTTCAAAAACAAGAAATCAAACTAAGTTTTAACACGAATTTTTTCCTTAATGGAGACTCTAAATCACCTGAAAATTCAGGAATCTTTGCTTCTGTGGTTGGAACTTTGCTTGTGATGATAGTATGTATGGCTGTGAGTATCCCAATAGGAGTTGGAGCAGCTATTTATTTAGAAGAATTTGCTCCGCAAAATGTATTTACGCATTTTATAGAAGTGTGTATAAATAATTTAGCTAGTATTCCTAGTATTTTATTTGGACTTTTAGGTCTTGGAGTGTTTATTAATCTTTTTGGCATGCCTCGTTCTAGTGCTTTAGTTGGGGGACTTACTTTAGCTATTATGAGTTTGCCTATTATTATTGTTTCAACTAAAGCTGCCTTAAAAAGTGTGGATATTAATATGAAAAATGCAGCATATGCTTTAGGCATGACTAAAATTCAAATGATAAAAGGCATTATGCTACCTTTGGCAATGCCTATGATTTTAACAGGTTCTATTTTAACTCTAGCAGGGGCTATTGGCGAAACCGCACCTTTGATGATTATAGGTATGATAGCTTTTATACCTGATGTAGCAAACTCAATTTTTGCGCCAACAAGTGTTTTACCTGCTCAAATTTTTTCATGGTCAGCTATGCCAGAGCGTGCATTTTTAGAAAGAACAGCAGCAGGGATTATAGTGCTTTTATCTCTTTTAGTGATTTTAAATTTAGCAGCAATACTTTTAAGAAGATATTTTCAAGGAAAATTAAAATGA
- the pstB gene encoding phosphate ABC transporter ATP-binding protein PstB produces the protein MIAKTTNLNLFYGKKQALFDINIEIQKNKITALIGASGCGKSTFLRCFNRMNDKIAKIDGLVEIDGKDVKNQDLVVLRKKVGMVFQQPNVFVKSIYDNISYAPKLHGMIKSKDEEDALVEECLKKVGLFEEVKDKLKQNALALSGGQQQRLCIARALAIKPKLLLLDEPTSALDPISSSVIEELIKELSHNLSMVMVTHNMQQGKRVADYTAFFHLGELVEFGESKEFFENPKEEKTKAYLNGAFG, from the coding sequence ATGATAGCAAAAACAACAAATTTAAATTTATTTTATGGTAAAAAACAGGCTTTATTTGATATTAATATCGAAATTCAAAAAAATAAAATAACAGCTTTAATAGGTGCTTCAGGCTGTGGAAAATCCACATTTTTGCGTTGTTTTAATAGGATGAATGATAAAATAGCAAAAATCGATGGTCTTGTTGAGATTGATGGGAAAGATGTTAAAAATCAAGATTTAGTTGTGCTTAGAAAAAAAGTTGGAATGGTATTTCAACAACCTAATGTTTTTGTAAAAAGCATTTATGATAATATTTCTTATGCACCAAAACTCCATGGAATGATCAAAAGCAAAGATGAAGAAGATGCTTTGGTGGAAGAATGTCTTAAAAAAGTGGGTCTTTTTGAGGAGGTAAAAGATAAACTAAAACAAAATGCTTTAGCGCTTTCAGGTGGTCAGCAACAACGCCTTTGTATAGCAAGAGCTTTAGCTATAAAGCCAAAATTATTACTTTTAGATGAACCAACTTCTGCACTTGATCCTATATCTTCAAGTGTTATAGAAGAACTTATTAAAGAATTAAGTCATAATCTTTCTATGGTTATGGTAACGCATAACATGCAACAAGGTAAGCGCGTGGCTGATTATACTGCGTTTTTTCATTTAGGAGAACTTGTAGAATTTGGAGAGAGTAAGGAATTTTTTGAAAATCCTAAAGAAGAAAAAACAAAAGCTTATTTAAATGGAGCTTTTGGGTAA
- the hypD gene encoding hydrogenase formation protein HypD encodes MDLINDFRDKERILALKELIASKITKPINIMEICGGHTHSIMKFGLPDLLPKEINFVHGPGCPVCVMPRERIDVALKLASMSNTIFCVLGDMLKVPGSYESLIDLRVKGADVRALYTPLDVIDIALKNHEKNIIFFTIGFETTTPMSGVIIEKSIALNLKNLFFHINHVLVPPAVEAIMQDENVKIDAFLGPSHVSVITGSNIYEPIAKKYKTPIAVSGFEPVDIMLSVLNIVEQKNVNTFEVYNEYHRVVSKEGNLKAKALVEKYFKPCDFEFRGLGVIANGGLCLKDEFAHLDASKVFDCKVQSKDESKACICGQILRGLAKPYDCKVFAKACTPKNPIGSCMVSSEGACAAYYKYYQDKA; translated from the coding sequence ATGGATTTAATTAATGATTTTAGAGATAAAGAAAGAATTTTAGCCCTAAAAGAACTTATTGCTTCTAAAATTACCAAGCCTATTAATATCATGGAAATTTGTGGTGGACATACGCATAGTATTATGAAATTTGGTTTACCCGATTTATTGCCAAAAGAAATTAATTTTGTGCATGGCCCAGGTTGTCCTGTGTGTGTTATGCCAAGAGAGCGTATTGATGTAGCTTTAAAACTTGCGAGTATGTCAAATACTATTTTTTGTGTATTAGGTGATATGCTTAAAGTACCAGGAAGTTATGAAAGCTTAATTGACCTTAGAGTCAAAGGAGCTGATGTTAGAGCACTTTATACGCCTTTGGATGTGATAGATATAGCTTTAAAAAACCATGAAAAAAATATAATCTTTTTTACCATAGGTTTTGAGACAACTACGCCTATGAGTGGGGTAATTATAGAAAAAAGCATAGCTTTAAATTTAAAAAATTTATTTTTTCATATTAATCATGTTTTGGTTCCACCTGCAGTAGAAGCTATCATGCAAGATGAAAATGTAAAAATTGACGCCTTTTTAGGGCCTTCTCATGTAAGCGTTATCACAGGATCAAACATTTATGAACCTATTGCTAAAAAATATAAAACTCCTATAGCAGTGAGTGGTTTTGAGCCAGTTGATATAATGCTTAGCGTGTTAAATATAGTAGAGCAAAAGAATGTAAATACTTTTGAAGTTTATAATGAATATCACAGAGTAGTTAGCAAAGAGGGTAATTTAAAAGCTAAAGCTTTAGTAGAAAAATACTTTAAGCCTTGTGATTTTGAATTTAGAGGTCTTGGAGTAATTGCAAATGGTGGGCTTTGTTTAAAAGATGAATTTGCGCACTTAGATGCTAGCAAAGTGTTTGATTGTAAAGTGCAAAGTAAAGATGAAAGCAAAGCTTGTATTTGTGGTCAAATTTTAAGAGGCTTAGCTAAGCCTTATGATTGCAAGGTATTTGCAAAAGCTTGTACTCCAAAAAATCCAATAGGTAGCTGTATGGTTTCTAGCGAAGGAGCTTGTGCGGCTTATTATAAATATTATCAAGATAAGGCATAA
- the hypE gene encoding hydrogenase expression/formation protein HypE produces MKQITLAHGGGGEEMNALISEIFSVFENDVLKEANDAAILDDLAFSTDSFVLNPIFLKDTNIGKLAVCGSVNDVLMVGAKPLYLSLALILEEGFEIEKLKIILKSIKEECDKAGVKLVCGDTKVVPKNKGDEIYINTSCIGKNIQKINTKDLESGCSILVSRDIGAHGCAVLVERNNLEANIQSDCKNLKDEVLTLLNADISIKAMRDATRGGLSAVLNEWAKLSNLELLIYEEKIPVCDEVLGVCELFGYEPYELANEGTFIICVDKKDEQKALEILKQFNTNAAVIGEITANEKARVVLENAYGAKRILEAPKGELLPRIC; encoded by the coding sequence ATGAAGCAAATTACTTTAGCCCATGGTGGCGGTGGCGAAGAAATGAATGCTTTGATAAGTGAAATTTTTTCTGTTTTTGAAAATGATGTTTTAAAAGAAGCAAATGACGCTGCTATTTTAGATGATTTGGCTTTTAGTACTGATTCTTTTGTGCTAAATCCTATCTTTTTAAAAGATACAAATATAGGAAAACTAGCAGTTTGTGGTAGCGTAAATGATGTATTAATGGTGGGAGCAAAACCGCTATATTTGTCACTAGCCTTGATTTTAGAAGAGGGTTTTGAGATAGAAAAGTTAAAAATCATACTAAAATCTATAAAAGAAGAATGTGATAAAGCGGGAGTAAAACTAGTTTGTGGGGATACTAAAGTTGTTCCTAAAAATAAAGGCGATGAAATATATATTAACACTTCATGTATAGGAAAAAATATACAAAAAATTAATACAAAAGACTTAGAAAGTGGTTGTAGTATCTTAGTTTCAAGGGATATTGGAGCTCATGGTTGTGCGGTTTTGGTTGAAAGAAATAATTTAGAGGCAAATATCCAAAGTGATTGTAAAAATTTAAAAGATGAAGTTTTAACACTTTTGAATGCAGATATTTCCATAAAAGCAATGCGCGATGCTACGCGTGGTGGACTTAGCGCGGTTTTAAATGAATGGGCTAAATTAAGTAATTTAGAGCTTTTGATATATGAGGAAAAAATTCCAGTTTGTGATGAAGTTTTAGGGGTTTGTGAGCTTTTTGGATATGAGCCTTATGAGCTTGCAAATGAAGGAACTTTTATTATTTGTGTAGATAAAAAAGATGAGCAAAAGGCATTAGAAATTCTAAAACAATTTAATACTAATGCAGCCGTTATAGGTGAAATCACAGCTAATGAAAAAGCAAGAGTGGTTTTAGAAAATGCTTATGGAGCAAAACGCATTTTAGAAGCTCCAAAGGGCGAACTTTTACCAAGAATTTGCTAA
- the hypF gene encoding carbamoyltransferase HypF translates to MSRFGYEIHIKGLVQGVGFRPFVFNIAKELNLKGEVYNNSLGVIIILECSNDELEIFKEKLLTNLPSLARIDDFDFSYKKLQKTYNDFSISASQDSEKFSPILSDFALCEDCYNEFYDEKNPRFKYPFITCTNCGPRFSIIKKLPYDRVNTTMDEFKMCSFCQSEYEDPTNRRFHAQPLSCPKCKITIFLKDKNQNILAKDEKAFILLAKLLGEGKIIAFKGMGGFHLICDSTNENAINELRIRKNRPKKPFAIMVKDLEMAQELAFINEAEAKLLTSNLKPIVILNSKNIHKSLAPDTNKIGIMLAYMGTHLMLFEHFKKPIIATSANLSSQSIIYEEAKLLEQLSDVFDFYLDYDRAIYNSSDDSIAQVISEKTMFLRTSRGLNPLYINTVDIFNVKENILALGSELKNEFACFFKNQIFISPYIGDMKSLDIQERFFKILTFFQNSYKLNFDQILSDKHPQFNYVKEFKNYKNFRVQHHYAHLCACLFEHKIYKNDVLAFIFDGTGYGDDGKIWGGEIFKANLKNYERLNHFKNFKLINTDIKNIANLALALIFDFNLESKASEFLAKFSQVKLNNLKKIHAQSSLHTSSLGRIIDAFGAFTFDIQKLDYEAQIGLLMEKYYDKNLDYSYKFDIQEKEICFKNAFLQALEDKDKVKISTGLLNGIANLIIEYSKDFKEEVLLCGGVFQNKTLLEILDRKNFAYKTSLQYPCNDSSIALGQLVHYLSLKT, encoded by the coding sequence ATGTCCCGCTTTGGATATGAAATTCATATTAAAGGGCTAGTGCAAGGCGTTGGCTTTCGTCCTTTTGTGTTTAATATAGCCAAAGAGCTTAATTTAAAAGGTGAAGTTTATAATAATAGCTTAGGTGTTATTATAATCCTTGAGTGTAGCAATGATGAATTAGAAATTTTTAAAGAAAAACTCTTAACTAACCTACCATCTTTGGCTAGGATAGATGATTTTGATTTTTCATATAAAAAACTTCAAAAAACTTATAATGATTTCAGCATAAGCGCTTCACAAGATAGTGAAAAATTTAGTCCTATTTTGAGTGATTTTGCTCTTTGTGAGGATTGCTATAATGAATTTTATGATGAAAAAAATCCGCGTTTTAAATATCCTTTTATTACTTGTACAAATTGCGGACCAAGATTTTCTATTATAAAAAAACTTCCATATGATAGAGTTAATACGACTATGGATGAGTTTAAAATGTGTTCTTTTTGTCAAAGCGAATATGAAGATCCTACTAATCGTCGCTTTCATGCTCAACCACTCTCATGTCCAAAATGTAAAATTACTATTTTTTTAAAAGATAAAAATCAAAATATTTTAGCCAAAGATGAAAAAGCTTTTATCTTACTTGCAAAGCTTTTAGGAGAAGGTAAAATCATAGCTTTTAAAGGTATGGGTGGGTTTCATTTAATTTGTGATAGCACAAATGAAAATGCTATAAATGAACTTAGAATACGCAAAAATCGCCCTAAAAAGCCTTTTGCTATTATGGTAAAAGATCTTGAAATGGCTCAAGAATTAGCTTTTATCAATGAAGCTGAGGCAAAACTTTTAACTTCAAATTTAAAACCCATAGTTATTTTAAATAGCAAAAATATCCATAAAAGCTTAGCACCAGATACCAATAAAATAGGCATTATGTTAGCTTATATGGGAACGCATTTAATGCTTTTTGAGCATTTTAAAAAACCTATCATTGCAACAAGTGCTAATCTAAGTTCACAAAGCATTATTTATGAAGAAGCAAAACTTTTAGAGCAACTTAGCGATGTATTTGATTTTTATCTTGATTATGATAGAGCAATTTATAATTCAAGCGATGATAGCATTGCTCAAGTTATTAGCGAAAAAACTATGTTTTTAAGGACTTCAAGGGGTCTTAACCCGCTTTATATTAACACAGTAGATATTTTTAATGTAAAAGAAAATATTCTCGCTCTAGGGAGTGAGTTAAAAAATGAATTTGCATGTTTTTTTAAAAATCAAATTTTCATTTCTCCTTATATAGGTGATATGAAAAGTTTAGACATACAAGAGAGATTTTTTAAAATTTTAACTTTCTTTCAAAACTCTTATAAACTAAATTTTGATCAGATTTTAAGCGATAAACACCCACAATTTAATTATGTAAAAGAATTTAAAAATTATAAAAATTTTCGCGTGCAACATCACTATGCGCATTTGTGTGCTTGTTTATTTGAACATAAAATTTATAAAAACGATGTTTTGGCCTTTATTTTTGATGGAACAGGTTATGGAGATGATGGAAAAATTTGGGGTGGGGAAATTTTTAAAGCGAATTTAAAAAACTATGAAAGGCTAAATCATTTTAAAAATTTCAAACTCATTAATACAGATATTAAAAATATCGCAAATTTAGCTTTAGCTTTGATCTTTGATTTTAATTTAGAAAGCAAAGCTAGCGAGTTTTTGGCTAAATTTTCTCAAGTAAAATTAAACAATCTTAAAAAAATTCATGCTCAAAGCTCTTTACATACGAGTTCTCTTGGTAGGATTATTGATGCTTTTGGCGCTTTTACTTTTGATATACAAAAGCTTGATTATGAAGCACAAATTGGACTTTTAATGGAAAAATATTATGATAAAAATCTTGATTATAGTTACAAATTTGATATCCAAGAAAAAGAAATTTGCTTTAAAAATGCCTTTTTACAAGCTTTAGAAGATAAAGATAAGGTTAAAATTAGTACAGGTTTGCTTAATGGCATTGCAAATTTAATTATAGAATATTCAAAAGATTTTAAAGAAGAAGTACTTTTATGTGGCGGGGTATTTCAAAACAAAACCTTACTTGAAATTTTAGATCGAAAAAATTTTGCTTATAAAACTTCTTTACAATATCCTTGTAATGATAGTTCTATTGCACTTGGGCAACTTGTACATTATTTATCTTTAAAAACTTAA